Proteins from a genomic interval of Quercus robur chromosome 9, dhQueRobu3.1, whole genome shotgun sequence:
- the LOC126700220 gene encoding uncharacterized protein LOC126700220 codes for MYPTVKVRVNEQDDQFPPRNHDNGSMLFLSLMDSLSIQAKENRIDSPSSIAGVTKARVPNFSAQLISTSKGTVKKNNKQADKSGEQNRANSAPRPRAILSSPDNDGMIGSQNKLMEEKSSDYSITKKMQAQTKVVHNQVKAARPLNTKKVSHGVSDDKSGPKQRKLHEPVIQKQKPRFREGKSSLNAK; via the exons A TGTATCCAACTGTGAAGGTGAGGGTAAATGAACAAGATGATCAGTTTCCTCCCAGAAATCACGATAATGGATCAATGCTGTTTTTAAGTCTTATGGATTCCCTGTCCATACAag CAAAGGAGAATCGGATTGATTCCCCTTCATCTATTGCTGGAGTCACAAAGGCTCGTGTCCCAAACTTCTCAGCACAATTGATTTCTACGTCCAAAG GAACGGtgaagaaaaacaacaaacaagCTGATAAGAGTGGTGAACAGAATAGAGCTAATTCAGCTCCACGCCCACGAGCTATCCTATCCAGTCCTG ATAACGATGGGATGATTGGAAGTCAGAACAAATTAATGGAAGAAAAATCTTCGGATTATAGTATAACAAAGAAGATGCAAGCCCAAACTAAGGTTGTGCATAATCAGGTAAAGGCAGCAAGGCCTCTAAACACCAAAAAAGTCTCCCATGGGGTATCGGATGACAAGAGTGGCCCTAAGCAAAGAAAACTTCATGAACCTGTAATCCAAAAACAGAAGCCCCGTTTTAGAGAAGGAAAATCAAGCCTCAATGCAAAGTAA